Below is a genomic region from Patagioenas fasciata isolate bPatFas1 chromosome 5, bPatFas1.hap1, whole genome shotgun sequence.
CGAGCGCCTACAAAAGAAAGAATCCTAGTAATAACCCAGGGAGAGAAACTATAGCACGAGCTCCTTGTGCTTTGCTAGAGAGAAGAGCATGCGTGCAGGACAGGAGTCAGGCAGCTTTGATCAGAGCTTGGCATTTATTAGACACCAGGACTCTGTGCGACGGTGTCAAAGGAAACTGGGTCTTACTGGGTTTACAGGTCATAAAACTATTCATTTCACCTTACTGTAGACCCAGAATATCTTCATACAGCTTTTAGCCATTGTTGGAGGTAAAATGCTCTCTGTAGACCTTTCATCTGATTCGCTGCAGCTGTTCTTACATTAGACAGGGACTTACGACAaaatatggattttttaaaattcactaACTGGTTTAACAGGCGGTAGCTCTCTTTAAACTGAAGAAACAGTTGTGCTGTGGTATTGAGCTTAGTTCCTACAATAGGTTGTATTAGATCGTGTTTTCAGATCGTGTTTCTTTTTCAGTAGATGTGATTTCTGCATCAAACACTTGTGCTTTAGTTGGGGAGGCACTTCCTCTCCAGCAGGCACCGAGCAGAATTTGGTAATGCTCCCCTCTTTGTTTGTTGGAcaaaaaccacaatatttttgTCCATTTTGTTACACATACTTCAGGCTGTTAGCAGGAAAGAAAGAATGTAAAAGACGGTGATCATATTATTCCAGTCACGCTTCACAAggaacacaggagagggtgcAAACACTAAAAATACAGCCATGCTCTGCAGTTCTCCATTTCAAGATCCTTTTGTGCAACCATGTGTGAGAAATTCGTATCCAGAACATTTTGCGTTCTTAATGTCACTTAGTTTTTCTTTCCCTATTACAGGCTTCCAAGCAGTTCTAGTTCAATTTTACCATCCTTTTTCCATAGAAAAATCTGCCCATCTGGATAAGAATGAATGCAAAAATGGGAAGCCAAGACTCCAGGCAGGGGGTCTCCCAAAATCCATGCGTATTAATtccctctcttcctttgctgcagCCGAATAGATCTGGCCTCCTTCTGTCTTCCCACTGTTTTGCAGAAGCAGTTTAGAATTTTTAATGCTGGTAGATGTCAGGACAGatcttggaaaacaaaaaaatccacagataCATTGTACTTGTATGTTCCAGTTAAGAAACGAAATACTTGTGGCAGTGTGGAAGGGGCCTTGAGAGGTCATTTATCTGTCCTTTTGTCATTTAATCCTTATGAAGAATGGTTTGTCTGCCTGGAGATAACTTGTTCTAACTTGTCCTTTAAAGCCTATGATTACACAGAGTTTCAAAATCCCTCCCAATAAATGAATTCCAATGCTCCAGTTGCTACCTCTAGCAAAAAGATCTGCTgtttcttcccctctcctcctcaccTGCCAAGTGTCAGCAGATTTCTCACACTCCAGTAGACTTGGATTGAGGGGGCTGTTGATGGAAATCGTGATGGAAGGGGGAAGACAAGGCACTTGATCCAGTGCAGCCGTGCTTTGTGCTGTTTTTCATTCAGTTTTGACGGCTGTTCATCAATGATTAATGTCATACCCACTGCGTTGTTTCCCTTCCATTTAGAGCAGACTcacctctgcagtctctgtgctaTCCTGTTGCAATGCAGCGTAGTTGTAAAGCATCTCCAAAGGAAACTGCTGATTGATCGTCTGCTAGACCTTCCGCTCTTAGATAGAGTAAAAGCAGTTCAGGAGTGAATGGTACAGTGCTGTGTCTCTGCAGTCACAGATAAAGCTTGAGGTGTTTGTTGTGCTGTCAGCCTTGGAGGAACCTGCAGTGtgagcagagaggaaaagaaggaaaaccaaaTAGATGATACAAGTGGTGATATGGAGGAACTGGGGTGGTTTCAGTAACTGTAAAAACCTGAACTCGGAGTCTGAAAAAGGGAGCCAATATATAAAGGAGCaaggaaaaacaaagtgaaagtATAGGGAATGGAAATACTTCAACTTTTCTTACACTGCTTAGTTTCTAAGGTGACATTCTGCACATATGTGTGATTCAATagcacagggacacaaagatcATAATATTGGTGCTTAAGTTACAAATGAAAAATTGACTGGTAGGCCAGTTGTTTGACCTACCAAGAACCTTACCTTCACCTTCCCTGAGCACTGAGAGAAAACCATTGCTGCTTACCAGTACAGGAGGAGCATTACGTTAAGTTGGGTGGTCTGATCGTGAGTTATTTTTTGTAACAGCAATGATACCTTATCTTTCAGTGTTGGAAATCTTCTTAATTTTGAATGAAGAATGGAAATGCATTTATTTAAGCATAGTTATTACAGTAAATTATGTTTTATGTGCAGTCCCACTTATTTTAAGAAGACACAGCATCAATTCTGACCATGCATGCATGACAATAAAATGTGTTTGACTGCATTTGTGATCATGTAACAATAAGACTTCATCCAGCTTTTCCATACATGTAGGGTTCTGCAGCAATGTTTATGACTCTAAAGCAATGTACTTGGACACTGTACTGTGTAAAGAGCTCATATAGTTTACTGTATAAAGCAGGAAAAACTTAATGATGTTTGGAAATTAGGAGAAATAATTCTGTTACATTTGAGACACAGAGACTATTTTCCATTGAGTTTGCTACTCTTATACAGTGTACAAAGTATAAGACATTTGCACTTATCAGATGTCTGTCAGGTGCATGGTTGCTTCTCACTGCACAGGTTTTGACAAACAAGCAGTTTCCCTGTTGTTTCTCTAGTAGCTGTGCCCATTTCTTACCCTTTTCTCTCCATGCTGTGACATGAAAAATCACCTTTGGAGAGGGACTGGAAAACTTCAGTCTAGAGTGAAAGCTTTTATAGCTGTGTACAGTACTGGAATGGAAATACTTCAGTAACCTTTCTAAAAGTCATTGCTTTTACTGGTCTATAATTAGCCACACAGGAAAGACAAAATCTTCTTTCAAGTATAGTAGAAACCAAATAGATCAAATAACAAACACCTAAGTTATTTAGCAGCTTTCCCCCAAATGCACTGGTCACTGTAGTATTTGGTCATGTGGCTCTGAGTGGATAAGTACATGGCAACTTTAGTAATAAATATTAAACTTTTTGATTAGAACTCACGTCTCTTTGAAATGTCACTTATATAATTGGGCTTGTTTTGTCTCCAGATAGTATCTGCAGTGCAGTATTGCCATCAAAAGCATATTGTTCACAGAGATCTCAAGGTGAGTAGGAAAAAGTGTGTGAAATGTGTGGCAGCCCCTGTATCTGTGGGTGTGATCTTTATTGTGCGGATAAAATGTAGTGTATAGTAAACTTTCCTTTGTGggtggttttgttgtgggtttttggggtttttttgcgtgTGTTATAGCAAGTTTTGAGGAATGTTTACAGTATAGAACCATTTCAAATAAAAGGAAGAGGATTTGTAAGACTTTCAAATATAGAAATTTAATGGCTGCTAAAAGATAACCTCTCACCCTGTGGTCAGATTCAAAGCTGATGCAGGTCAGTGGTAGCTGAGAGATCTTTAACGAAAACGTAGTTTGATAGAGGTATGACAAGTGTTCGTCTCGAACAGAATGCATTACCGCTTGTGATGATGAAACTGAACTATGGCTTCTTTGTAGCTTGACATAAAGTGGTATATCCTTTCTTTAAGGATAActtaaagaaaaaggcaaaaacccACACTTGAAAAAAGTTTGAAGCTTATGTGTATTAGCAGACTTCTGCAAGAATGCCACCTAAAGTATGGATACTGAGACTATATCTTGTTTTCATCTGAACAGATCAAAAATGTAAGTTATAATAGCTCAGGATGCTTTTCTGTGGAGAAAACAGATAGATGGTAATAACATGGTTTTCAAGTAGCATAACAGCTCCCATAGTCTGAAGCCATTGTACAAGAGATTTTCAAAATAGGGGATATGTGAATGATAGACTAAAGCATACCTAGAGACCTTGCAGGTAAGGGCATGTTAGCAGATATTTCAGCTTTTACCTTTTAAGAATGAGTAAACACTGACAATAGCATTTTACATCAAGTATTTTAAGTTCATCTTACAAACCATTCTTTTTCTTCTAGGCTGAAAATCTATTGCTAGATGCAGATATGAACATTAAAATAGCTGACTTTGGTTTTAGCAATGAGTTTACAGTCGGAAATAAACTGGACACCTTTTGTGGCAGCCCACCGTATGCTGCTCCAGAGCtctttcaagggaaaaaatatgATGGACCTGAAGTAGATGTTTGGAGTTTAGGTGTTATTCTTTATACCCTTGTGAGTGGATCTCTTCCTTTCGATGGACAGAATTTAAAGGTGCGTTTTGGTAAAACATGTTTGGCATGTTTACCTAGTGTTTTAAGTGATTTGCTGTTTACAGCTTACTGTCTGTTCTTCTGTTACCAAGGAACTGAGAGAAAGAGTGCTAAGGGGAAAATACAGGATTCCTTTCTACATGTCCACAGACTGTGAAAACCTCCTCAAACGCTTCCTGGTGCTAAACCCAACAAAAAGAGGCACTCTAGAGGTAATGGCACAAATGAGGTGCATCACAAACCTAGACATTATGTTTTGCACTGATTTTTTGAGCTGTAACTTAACGTTGTCATACTGTTCCTGAGTAGTTTATTTTGAGTAGGTTGGGGGGTGGTTTAAGTAAAGCATATGACTATTTTTTAAGATTTTCTTTGCTGGGATTACAAGACGATGACTCCACAGTTACTTTCAAAATGAATGTGAGACTGCACTGCATGTGCACACTTTTCCTGATGGTTACCTTGTGGATTCCTGAATTAAGAGATGATCCACCAGGGCATTTTCCACATTTTATGATGTGAACTACAAGTATTAACTGCTAGGTTATGTTGTAGTTGCCTTTTGCCTGCAGTTTGTACTGTCATGGAGGAGAAAGGCCAGAACAATACTGGCTTCCATGGACTTCTATAGTCAAACTTGGACCTACTGGACTTGGCAGAGTTGTCTGGCTGCTCCTGGTCCGTGTTACATGCTTTTAGCTCTCAGCTGTGTGCTGGAATACAGCTTACTGGGAAGCAGCTTCACTTGATGTGCATAGCTGATTCTCCTCACTGGAGCGAAACAAAACTGAGTAGGTTCTGGGGCctgttcaggaaaagaaaaatgagaaaaaggcCTTAGTGTTTGGTGAATGGGGAAGTTGTTCTTTCAACAACTCCTTTTCTTTCCTGGTAAGTGTGTTGTACTGACAAAACTCTTTCTTGTATAGCAAATTATGAAGGACAGGTGGATCAACGCAGGGCACGAGGAGGATGAACTTAAACCTTTTGTTGAACCAGAACTAGACATCTCGGACCAGAAAAGAATAGGTAATAGAGTATTTTCAGAATATGATAGTATTGGTGGGtgggtttcttttttccctccaccACTCTGTTTGCTATTTGGAAAAAGTAACTAACTTTTAATATTGATGTTTCAACAGGCTTATATTCTTGCACTTTGTTTAGTTCTTTaaatgttcttgttttgtttagttctttAAATGTTGAGTTGTTTCCCTCAAACTTAAACATTCCACCAACCTAAACAGCAGAGGGTTTCTGTTACTTAAaagcatgtatttatttttagataTTATGGTAGGAATGGGATATTCTCAAGAAGAAATTCAAGAATCCCTTAGTAAAATGAAGTATGATGAAATCACAGCCACATACTTACTGCTAGGAAGGAAATCGTCTGAGGTAAGTTCCATTCGTACAAATGCAAAGAAACGAATCAGAAAGTGTCTTTAGCAAAGCTAGAAGCAAAAGTTAAGTCAGTAAACATAGGCATTGCATTCTTTCACAAAAGTCCATTGCACTGTAAATCACGTTATTCTAATCACCAGTGTCAACTGTCTGAATGATGCTGTTTGTCCTCACCCTGATCTGAGTCAGTAAACTCTTGCCTTGAGgctccccaaaaccaccctgcCTGCTCAGCAGTCACTCCTCTGAAGGGCTTTGTATGCCAGTTACTGTCCTGTCTAGTCAAGTGTGAATGTGCCAGCTGTAAATATTTAAGAGAATCAAGGAGCAGGACTGATCAACCTGAAAAAGTTCTTGCCTTGTAGATTGCGTTTCCATATGACCCTGAGAGCGCTCCACATCAGTAAGCTGCTCTTAGTTCTCTGTTAGAGGAGCTGGTGTGGTGGCTTCTACTAAATGTATCCTCTCTTAAAATCTTAGAGGACTCTGAGGCCAGAGTACTGAAAGTAGAGCTGGATTTTCTTGATCTAATTGTCCTTTGAGGAGCTGCAAATTCTACTGAGTTTCACCTGGGACAGTTGCACAAGAATCTGAGAGAAGTTCTGGCCTCTAAGCAACTTAGTTGTTGTCACAAAATTTCTTATGTACCCAAGCCATCTTCGTTCTGCCTCCCTGTTACTGCTCTCGTAATGTGGTGGATGTTTCATTTGTTCTGTCTGAACTCCTTGTTTTAATACTCTCATTTGTATTGTAGTTGGATGCAAGTGATTCAAGCTCCAGCAGCAATCTGTCACTTGCCAAAGTTAGGCCAAGTAGTGATCTTAATAATAGCACTGGACAATCTCCTCATCACAAAGTTCAGAGAAGCATATCTTCCAGCCAGAAGCAGCGCCGGTACAGCGATCACGGTGAGCAATTCTCATCTTCAGTGTTGCAGAATAAAGTGACTTCCAGTTCCATTTGGTTTCTGAGTTTGTCTCCATCCCCCAAAGGTAACGAGGATGACAACAGTGTAGCTCACAGCATGGTGGTTAAATAATTTACCAagtagttattttttttaaattgattttgtTATAAAGCCTTCAAAAACACTTCTAGAGGAGCACTGAATACATGAACTTAATTCTCCTATTCTGCCTTGTGTCGTCCCTTGCATTCCTGACCGTGCTGGGAAAGTCTTGTTGCACAAATTGAAGAGAATGTTGCAAGCCCATTTTTCATGAAAAGCACAGCACTCCTCCCCCATGCTCTTGTATgtcttttcagcttttgttttcttttgacacTAGTAGGTCAACTTGTGactaaaacttgaaaaaatgtCAGATTGCCAATATTACTTGTTTCCTGTTTCCTGAGGATAGTGTCACTTGATTGTCCTGCAGGAATTAAATTTCTAAAGATCAGTGACACAGACAAACTTGGAATTCTTCTGCTTGATGAGTGTACAAGATAGTAGCTTAAGGTTTTCTAAACATCTTCCTGCCCAGACACTAACTGGTAAAAGGAGTCTCTGTTCAGGTCTACTTTTAAATACCTCAAGTGCATTCAgaggttgcttcctttggatagTTTCCTGGGATGATGGTtattgtgttttggggtgcttttttagtatatttttatatatagatgTATTTTTTATGCATGTGTATATGCATACACTTTTTAATTAATCATTATTAAAACACTAAACTACAAAGTTGATGTGTCTTGGTGTATCCTCATTAGAGGAACTATAATTGAGACAGGAGAAAACCCAGTCCTGACATCCCCACAGGTTTTTCCCCATGTCCAGGCACCTATTAGAGCAGCTTGGGACAGTGGAAGGGGCTGCCCCACTCTCAGGTGTTCCTGGCACACCTGGGACAAACCACTGCTAATTCTGGGCTGTTCCAGGCGTGCTGGCTgttagtgctgctgctgctccagggttGTGTCACCAGGTACATGTCTCAAGAGCCTGGTTTTATCAGAAATCGGCTTGAACAGCATGTGCCAGCTTTGTGCTAATGATCGTCTCGTTTGAATGAGTTAGATACTCGCTAAGTGTCTTTAAGATGATTTTAGAGCATTTTTTCTAGCAAGCCAAACCAGTCTCAGTACTCAAAACACCAAAAGCCTCCACGAAATTTATAATTCTTTCATGGAAATCAAGTAGTGCCTTCACCTGTTTTTCACAATATTTTACTGTCTTCTGTCTTATTTTTGATAATCTACATAATTACGTTTTGCAACCCTGATTCCCAGTGTTAAGTGTTTTGATTCTCATGTGTGAACACATATCCATTGTAGTGGTAAATAGCTACTGAacttctgagaagaaaaatcCTTTTCCTGATTCTTTCGTTTGTTTTTTAAGCTGGACCATCCATCCCCTCAGTAGTGGCATACCCCAAAAGAAGCCAGACTAGTACTACAGACAGTGACCTCAAAGAGGAAGGAATTCAGTCAAGAAAATCCAGCAGTAGTGCTGTTGGAGGGAGAGGAATTGCACCAGCTAGTCCAATGCTTGGAAATGCCAGCAATCCCAATAAGGCTGATATTCCTGAACGTAAGAAAAGTTCGGCTGTTCCTAGTGTAAGTAGAAACGCTCGTTTATCAAAACCATGAAATGTTTTTGATGGGTGAAAAAGTGCTATATCTGTGATTTATCAGTGGTGCTGATTTTGTTTCATTCATCAAGAGCAAATGTAGGAATCTTTTactcttgctttctttttgctCCTGCATCAGTCAGCTACTTAAGTTACCTCTTAATATCCCCGAAATCGTTAGTACACATTAATAATTAGCACTAACAGCTGTTAGTGAACAGACATAATTTGGGtattaaaaatcattttaaaaaaaaaaaaaactgaagccGAGGGCTGTCCCCTGAAGTTTTGTGTGAGTTATTTCTGATATCACCAACTGTGGCCTCTGTACAGAAGAATAAAAACTCTGTTATCCTATTTTATAGTCTCATATGTATAAGGAGCAGCCTAATCTTTGTTCTCAAACAGGCTGTTCCAAGTCATAGATATGGATAGTAAGATTATAAAAAAAATGTAGCTCTAAAAATTATGCAAAGGTATATCTCAACCTGCATTTAAAAGCAGTGTGCATGGCTTTTGTCCTCGTGAGCTTTCCCTGCCTGCCTctaaacctcaacaacaaaacacactaaGGTGCCTAACCAGTGAATTTGCAGGGCTGAGCAGTAGGCAGTGTACCAAAATAATCCTTTGTGTGGTTCGACTTTAAGTGGTAGACTCTGCGGTGCTTCCCTCTGAGGCAGAGTTGGAAATCCGTTCTCATGTAGTAACTCTTGAGTCTTGTAACATTTAATTTCTGAAACTTTGGGATTTTGTATTGTGAAAATTTCTAATTTTCAGAAGAAATAGCCTCCCAGTCCTTTATTCAACTTGCAATGGGTTGTTTTTTTAGACTAATCCCACAAAGCTGTGGTCATACACTCAGCGCCATTACTTAAATGAGAACAGGACTTCTGAGCTCACAGCTTTTTGACAGTCTGAGGCAAAAGAAGTAGAATAAggtttggtttgctttatttGCTCTGTATTGTTAGTTGGCTCAGTGGCTGATAGTGACTTGGCTGGAGGATTTCAGTTAAAGAGATTCTTTAGAAAGGCACATCTTGTACTGCAGCAGCTGTTATTCATGAACAAGAACAAGATCTCATAACCTTGGAGGACCCTTCTGTGATTTTTGtggtccctcaccctttcccgtcTTGATTTTTGTTCAGACCAGAAACCATtcatattttgtttcttcttacaTGGCAGTTTTTAGCTACTGAGTCTTAGAATGGTAAGATAATCAAATTAGTTCTGTCCTACACTGGACTTCACCTGGTATTGTGTAATGCCTTATTCAAGAGCTTTGCATCACATTTACAACATATTTTACATTTAGTATCTTTAGTATTTTGATCTGCTATTCTACACCACTCCCAAATTCTGGGGTTTTCTTCCAGTATGTTGTTTCAAATTCAGCTCATAACCGTAGGATGCTTTTC
It encodes:
- the MARK3 gene encoding MAP/microtubule affinity-regulating kinase 3 isoform X10, yielding MKEKEARAKFRQIVSAVQYCHQKHIVHRDLKAENLLLDADMNIKIADFGFSNEFTVGNKLDTFCGSPPYAAPELFQGKKYDGPEVDVWSLGVILYTLVSGSLPFDGQNLKELRERVLRGKYRIPFYMSTDCENLLKRFLVLNPTKRGTLEQIMKDRWINAGHEEDELKPFVEPELDISDQKRIDIMVGMGYSQEEIQESLSKMKYDEITATYLLLGRKSSELDASDSSSSSNLSLAKVRPSSDLNNSTGQSPHHKVQRSISSSQKQRRYSDHAGPSIPSVVAYPKRSQTSTTDSDLKEEGIQSRKSSSSAVGGRGIAPASPMLGNASNPNKADIPERKKSSAVPSNNTAPGAMTRRNTYVCSERTTADRHSVIQNGKENSLTEMFAYAASPASVCTTSFSSVRLRHQKSMSMSASVHTKMMLPPIDNGADNFRPIAIPDQRTPVASTHSISSATTPDRIRFPRGTASRSTFHGQLRERRTATYNGPPASPSLSHEATPLSQTRTRGSTNLFSKLTSKLTRRNMSFRFIKRLPTEYERNGRFEGSSRNVAVDQKDENKEAKPRSLRFTWSMKTTSSMDPNDMMREIRKVLDANNCDYEQRERFLLFCVHGDGHAENLVQWEMEVCKLPRLSLNGVRFKRISGTSIAFKNIASKIANELKL